From the Paramormyrops kingsleyae isolate MSU_618 chromosome 7, PKINGS_0.4, whole genome shotgun sequence genome, one window contains:
- the dpm2 gene encoding dolichol phosphate-mannose biosynthesis regulatory protein — MATGVDQVVGMGLVAFSLILFSYYTVWVIVLPFVDSDHIIQKYFLPREYSVILPGVAALILILCVGAFIGAVTWRNRKPKKVD; from the exons ATG GCAACTGGAGTGGATCAAGTTGTCGGGATGGGCCTGGTTGCCTTCAGCCTTATCTTGTTTAGCTACTACACGGTCTGGGTGATAGTCCTG CCATTCGTGGACAGCGACCACATCATCCAGAAGTACTTCCTTCCTCGAGAATATTCGGTGATCCTGCCTGGTGTGGCAGCATTAATCCTTATTCTTTGCGTGG GAGCATTCATCGGTGCGGTGACTTGGAGGAATCGCAAGCCCAAGAAAGTGGACTAG